The following are encoded in a window of Halosolutus halophilus genomic DNA:
- a CDS encoding NAD(P)(+) transhydrogenase (Re/Si-specific) subunit beta has product MTGIIGGLPDSILQFTYLVAGVLFIQGLRDMTHPRTATRGNKISSGGMFLAVVVTILWFEVLSPLVLGAGLLVGGAIGVWLAVTVETTEMPQLVGLFNGFGGGASALVAGAELIDVMGSGNSLSVGLASTAAIAGIIGAVTFWGSLVAAGKLHGVVGDSPVSETVGHGIKILFLSAAVVAGLFLIVRPDIFGSAPLAAWIPSYWVLVAAASILGIFLVVPIGGADMPVVIALLNSYSGLAAATTGFVLNNTVLIIAGTLVGASGLILTVIMCESMNRSLTNVLFGGLGIGDRDSEDMEDIYEGKITESSAEEIVMLMETAQRVVIVPGYGMAVAQAQHAVAELVELLDENGVDVEFGIHPVAGRMPGHMNALLAEADVPYDKMRELEEVNPTFSQTDLVIVTGANDVVNPKANTDDSSPISGMPVLNVAEAQSVAVNKRSLSPGFSGIPNPLFAKDNTSMLFGDAKESMQELVNQYKDATS; this is encoded by the coding sequence ATGACGGGTATTATCGGCGGGCTGCCGGACTCGATCCTTCAGTTCACGTATCTCGTCGCCGGCGTCCTGTTCATTCAGGGGCTCCGGGATATGACCCACCCGCGGACGGCGACGCGCGGGAACAAAATCTCCTCCGGAGGGATGTTCCTCGCGGTGGTCGTCACTATCCTCTGGTTCGAGGTTCTCTCCCCGCTGGTTCTGGGTGCCGGGCTGCTCGTCGGCGGAGCGATCGGCGTCTGGCTGGCCGTCACCGTCGAGACGACGGAGATGCCGCAGTTGGTTGGGCTGTTCAACGGGTTCGGCGGCGGCGCGTCCGCGCTGGTCGCAGGTGCGGAACTGATCGACGTGATGGGATCCGGTAACTCACTCTCCGTGGGGTTAGCCTCGACGGCCGCAATCGCCGGCATTATCGGGGCTGTCACGTTCTGGGGTAGCCTCGTCGCCGCCGGGAAGCTCCACGGGGTAGTCGGGGATTCGCCGGTCAGCGAGACCGTCGGCCACGGTATCAAGATCCTCTTCTTATCGGCGGCCGTAGTGGCTGGCTTGTTCCTGATCGTCCGTCCGGATATTTTCGGGTCGGCACCGCTAGCCGCGTGGATACCCTCCTACTGGGTGCTAGTCGCGGCCGCGTCCATTCTCGGTATCTTCCTCGTCGTACCGATCGGCGGCGCGGATATGCCCGTGGTCATCGCCTTGCTTAACTCCTACTCCGGATTGGCGGCAGCGACGACGGGGTTCGTGCTGAACAACACTGTCCTTATTATCGCTGGAACGCTCGTCGGTGCGTCTGGTCTCATCCTGACGGTTATCATGTGCGAGTCGATGAACCGCTCGCTGACGAACGTCCTATTCGGCGGCCTCGGCATCGGTGACAGAGACAGCGAGGATATGGAGGATATCTACGAAGGGAAAATAACCGAATCTTCCGCCGAGGAGATTGTGATGCTCATGGAAACGGCCCAGCGCGTCGTCATCGTTCCCGGGTACGGAATGGCTGTCGCCCAGGCGCAGCACGCCGTCGCCGAACTCGTCGAACTCCTCGACGAGAACGGTGTCGACGTCGAGTTCGGAATCCATCCCGTCGCCGGTCGGATGCCCGGCCACATGAATGCGCTGCTGGCCGAAGCCGACGTGCCCTACGACAAGATGCGCGAACTCGAGGAGGTCAACCCAACCTTCTCACAAACTGACCTCGTGATCGTCACGGGTGCGAACGACGTTGTCAACCCGAAGGCAAACACCGACGACTCTAGTCCCATCAGCGGCATGCCCGTGCTGAATGTTGCAGAAGCACAATCAGTGGCGGTCAACAAGCGAAGTCTCAGTCCGGGATTTTCCGGGATTCCGAACCCGCTGTTTGCGAAGGACAATACGAG